One candidate division WOR-3 bacterium genomic window, AAAACTAAATTGACAAACAAATTTTACGACGTAATTATTGTTGGTAGTGGACCTGCAGGAACTTTCTCAGCCCTTGAGTTGGCCAAAAAAGGTTTGAAGGTTTTGATTTTAGAAAAGGGGGATGATCTTTTAAGGCGAAAGTGCCCAGCACTGGAAAAGCAGATCCCCTGCGTTAGATGTAAAAGTTGCTCTATCACCTCCGGCTTTGGCGGTGCTGGTGCCTTTTCCGATGGTAAAGTTACATTGAGTGCAGACGTTGGCGGGAATCTTAAGGATTTTTTGTCCCAGGAAGAGCTTGACAGGTTGTTCCAGAGCGTCATTGAGAAGCTAATAGAATTCGGTGCGCCCCGTAGGATTTATGGTTTAGATTCTGAACAGGTAGATAAAATTTATTATGAGGCGCAGAGATATGGGCTTGAGATTGTGAAGTCCAAGGTTCTCCATATGGGGACCGATAAAGGCTTTCTCGTTTTGAAGGCAATGAGGGAGGCTATAGTAAGCGAAAAGGTGGAATTTCACTGTAATGAACCAGTAGAGGACTTGATTATAAAAGATTCAAAAATCGAGGGCGTTAAGACCGTTAAGGATGAGTATTATGGAAGGTTTGTAATCCTTGCCCCCGGGCGTTCAGGTGCAGAGTGGCTATTCAAAATGTCAAAAAAGTACGGTTTTAAGACAGACACAAACCCTGTAGACATTGGAGTACGTATTGAGGTACCTGCCGAAGTTTTGAAAAAGTTAACAGATGTTTTTTATGAGCCAAAGATTATTTATTATTCCAAAAGCTTTGACGACAAAGTGAGAACCTTTTGTGTAAATCCCTACGGGGTTGTAGTGCCTGAAATGACAGAAGATGTAGTTACTGTGAACGGCCATAGCTATTCTTACCCCGTTTCTAATAATACAAACCTGGCAATCCTTGTCTCAACAAAGTTTACTCAGCCCTTTAACGACCCTGTAAGTTATGGGAAGTCCATTGCTCGGCTTGCCAACCTCCTTACCGGAAGTGTGATAATTCAGAGGTATGGGGATCTAAAACTCGGGAGGCGTTCTACGGAGGAGAGGATCAAAAGGAGCATCGTAAAACCCACATATCTGGGTGCTGTCCCAGGGGATTTAAGCTTTGCATTGCCCTACCGGTATCTCTCCAGCATAAAGGAGATGCTTGACCAGCTTGACAAGCTTGTTCCAGGAATGGCTGACGACGGGAACCTCATTTACGGAGTTGAAGTTAAGTTTTATTCCGCAAGGATTAAGGTTACGAGGGATTTTGAGATTGAAGGCATTCAAAATCTGTTTGTCGCCGGTGATGGGGCTGGGATTACAAGAGGCCTTTCTCAAGCAGCAGTTTCTGGGATTTTGGTTGCCAACTCTATTCTAAAGAAGGTATAAAAATGCCCCAAAAATTTCTTCAAAGGTTAAAAGATTCTTTCACAAAGGAAAACTTAAGGCAGGATTTTATCGCTGGTCTTGTCGTTTTGGGACCACTGGTTTTGACTTTATATATTCTTTCGGTTGTGATCTCACTTTTCGGGAACTTTTTTGCCCAGCTTATTTTGCTTCTCCCCTTTGTCCGCGAAATACCACCCTTTTTAAAGACCCTGATTGGGCTTTTTATCGGGTTAGTTCTCCTATACCTTGCCGGACTTTCAGTGAGACTCTTTTTTGGCTTCGAACTTGAGAATTATATCAACCGTCTGATGAGTAGAATTCCCCTTGTGAGAACAATTTACAATGCTTCGAGGGAGTTAGTGAAATTCATAGGTAGTTCGCAGGAAAGGAAAGTTACATCGGGTAAGGTTGTTTTGTTCACTATTGGGGATGAAGGACCATTTCTCCTGGGATTCTTAACAAAAGAAGAGCCTTTTGAAAAGGATGGGAAAAGGTACTACATGGTGTTCTCTCCAACTGTTCCCAACCCAACCACGGGTTTTTATTTGATTGTGGAAGAGAAAAGGTTGGCTTTTCTTGATATGGATTTTAATGAAGCCTTTAAAATCATAATGACGGCAGGAATTGGTTTAGATCGTGAAGGAGGTGAAAAATTAAAAAATGGGCTTGCGAGCTTATTTGAAAAGGTTAATAAGAAAAATTAAAGGGCAAGAACTAAAAATCGAAGAGCTGGTTGAACTGTTCGAAGAATTGAAGGCACAGGAGATTCTTCAAAGCAGCGTTGTGGAAATTATCCAGTCAATTCTCGAGTTAAGTGATAGACAGATTGAGGAGATTATGGTTCCGAGGATAGATATGGTTTACATAAGTAGCGACGCCACTTTGAAAGATGCAGTGAAAGTCTACAGGAAGAGGGGTTTTTCGAAGCTCCCTGTAGTAAAAGAGCGGACTGACAATGTAATTGGAATTCTTTACATTAAAGAACTTCTAAAACACCTTGACGAACTTGAATCCTTAAAGGTTGCCGACTTGGCAAAACCTGTTCACTACATCCCTTACTCTAAAAAAATTCTCGACACTTTAAAGGAAATGCAAAAGAAGCACATTTCTATTGCCATAGTGGTCGACGAGTTTGGATCGGTGGCAGGACTTGTGACCTTAGAAGACATACTGGAGGAAATCGTCGGAGAGATTTACGAAGAGTTTGATAAGGAAGAGGTGTTAATAAGGGAACTGGAGGATGGGAGTTTTTTAGTTAACGCGAAGGTTGATCTGTATGAGGCTTCGGAAAAACTTGGGGTTGAGCTCGAAAGCGAAGAGGTGAATACCCTTGGAGGATATATCATTGAAAATCTTGAGAGAGTTCCGGAAGTAGGGGAAAAATTTGTTATAGGTCCTCTTGAGTTTGAGGTAATTGATTCGACGCAGCAGAGGATTAAGGAATTAAAAGTAAGAGTTCTGAAGAAGGAGGAATAAGTTAATGCCGGATTTTAGGGTGTCGGTAATAGTGAGGATGAGGGAGGATTTGCCGGAACCACAGGGGATGGCCTTAGAAAAAGTTCTTAAACGCCTTGGCTACGATAAGATAAGAGAAATAAGGGTAGGAAAGGTTATCGAGTTTAATGCCAGTGGTGAAAGTAAGGAAGAGGTTAAAAAAGTAGTTGAGAACCTGGCAAAATCGATTTTTTCCAACCCTGTTATTGAGGATTTTGAAATAAGGATTGAGGAGCAATGAGAGCAGGAGTTGTAATTTTCCCAGGGACAAACTGTGAAACCGAAACTTACTATGTTTTAAAAGATATCGTGGGTTTTGATACTTACTATGTATGGCATGAAGAAACCTCGCTAAACAAGTTTTCCCTTGTGGTGCTACCGGGTGGCTTTTCCTATGGGGATTACTTGAGACCTGGTGCAATGGCCAAAGTTTCACCAGTTGTGGAGTCTATAATGGATTACGTTGAAAAAGAAAAGGGTTTTGTTATTGGAATCTGTAATGGGTTTCAAATACTTACAGAGGCGGGGCTTCTCTTAGGCGGTCTAATTAGAAATAAAAATCTGAAGTTTATTTGCAAGGATGTGACCCTTAAAGTAGTTAATAACGAGTTGCCTTTTACGCATAAATTTGAAAAAGACGAGGTTATTGTAATCCCTATAGCTCATATGGATGGCAGATTTGTCGCTCACAAGGACGAGCTTGAATATCTGATCAAAAAGAATTTGATCTTCCTAAAGTACGAAGGGGAGAATCCGAACGGCTCCCTTTTAAATATAGCGGGAATAACCAATGAAAAAAGAAATGTCTTTGGGATGATGCCACATCCTGAAAGGAACTCGGAAAAACTTCTTGGAACTGGGGATGGTTTAAAATTTTTCCTTTCAATTAAGGAGTATCTTGAAAATGGATAAAGAGATAATTGAAAGGCACGGTTTTACTGAAGAGGAATATCAAAAAATCGTAGAGATTTTAGGTAGAGAACCAAACCTATTGGAGCTTGGGATTTTCTCAACCCAGTGGTCAGAGCATTGCAGTTATAAATCTTCGAAGCCCTACCTTAAGGGACTTCACACTTCAGGTAGGTACGTTTTACAAGGTCCTGGAGAAAATGCGGGAGTCGTGGAGCTAAAAAACGGATACATTCTGGCTTTTAAGGTGGAAAGTCACAATCATCCTTCAGCCGTTGAACCATTTCACGGGGCTGCTACCGGGGTTGGTGGAATAGTTCGAGATATTCTTTCCATGGGAGTGAGGCCTGTGGCCCTTATGGATTCACTGAGATTTGGAGAGTTAGATGATCCACACGTAAAGCATCTCTTTGAGGGGGTAGTGAGCGGCATATCCTTTTATGGAAATTGTATTGGTGTTCCCTGTGTGGCGGGCGATGTTTACTTTGAAGCACCTTTTAAGGAAAATTGTCTCGTCAATGCCTGCTGTGTGGGCATAGGGAAAAAAGAAGATTTGAAAAAAGGCCTTGCCCAGGTACCTGGTAGTCTCCTTCTCCTTGTAGGTTCAAAAACGGGAAGAGAAGGCATACACGGTGCGACCTTTGCCTCTGATACTCTGGAAGGGCCTAAGGAAGAGAAAAGGCCCAGCGTTCAAATCGGTGATCCCTTCCTTGAAAAGCTTTTAATTGAAGCCCTTCTTGAGGTTAATCAGTTTAAGGAACTTATAGGGATGCAGGATCTTGGTGCGGGGGGCCTTTCCACAACACCGGGGGAAATGGCGGCTCGAGGAAATGTGGGAGTGGAGATTCAGATTGAAAAAATCCCGGTAAAGTCTGAAAGAATGACGCCCTATGAGATAATGCTTTCAGAGACACAGGAAAGATTTTTATTGTGCATTAAGAAGGGAAGCGAAGAGAAGTTCAAAAAGGTTTTTAAGAAATGGGGGCTTGAAGCGGAGGTCATAGGGAGGGTTATAGAAGAGAAGGTCTTTAGAATTAAGAAAGGCGAGGAAGTTCTTGCAGAGATTCCTATTGAAGGTCTTGTAAATGGTGTTCCTATAAGACAGTTGCCGATGAAGGAGCCTGAGTATATTCAAAAGCTTAAAAGTATAGATATTTCTGTGTATAAGGCCTCTGATATTGGATCTTCCTTTAAGAAACTTCTTGCTTCTCCCAATATCGCCTCTAAAAGATGGGTGTATCAGCAGTATGATCACACTGTAAGGGGTGATACGGTGATTGTTCCAGGAAGGGCAGATGCATCTGTTTTGAGGATAAAAGGCGAATCCTTCGGTATTGCAATTACTATGGATGGTAATGCTCGGTATTGCTACCTTGATCCCTATGAAGGAGGAAAGATTGCTGTTGCCGAGGCTGCAAGGAATCTTATTGCCGTTGGAGCTGAACCAATGGCAATTACCGACGGTTTAAATTTTGGTAATCCCGAAAATCCAGAGGTTTATTGGACCTTTGTAAAGGTAATTCAGGGGTTGAATGAGGCAGCTAAAGCCTTAGATATTCCAATAATTTCAGGAAATGTGAGCTTTTATAATGAAACCCCGGAATACCGTATTTATCCAACTCCCATTGTTGGAATGGTAGGAATGATTGAGAACATAAATGAGATAATCGATATGTCTGTCAAAAGTCCTGGTGATTTTCTAATTTTAATAGGTAAGGAATCTGGAAAGGCAGGTGGTAGTGAGTATTTGAAGGTCTTACACGGTTTAATTGGTGGTGAAATCGACACAATTGATCTTAATTTTGA contains:
- a CDS encoding NAD(P)/FAD-dependent oxidoreductase; this encodes MTNKFYDVIIVGSGPAGTFSALELAKKGLKVLILEKGDDLLRRKCPALEKQIPCVRCKSCSITSGFGGAGAFSDGKVTLSADVGGNLKDFLSQEELDRLFQSVIEKLIEFGAPRRIYGLDSEQVDKIYYEAQRYGLEIVKSKVLHMGTDKGFLVLKAMREAIVSEKVEFHCNEPVEDLIIKDSKIEGVKTVKDEYYGRFVILAPGRSGAEWLFKMSKKYGFKTDTNPVDIGVRIEVPAEVLKKLTDVFYEPKIIYYSKSFDDKVRTFCVNPYGVVVPEMTEDVVTVNGHSYSYPVSNNTNLAILVSTKFTQPFNDPVSYGKSIARLANLLTGSVIIQRYGDLKLGRRSTEERIKRSIVKPTYLGAVPGDLSFALPYRYLSSIKEMLDQLDKLVPGMADDGNLIYGVEVKFYSARIKVTRDFEIEGIQNLFVAGDGAGITRGLSQAAVSGILVANSILKKV
- a CDS encoding DUF502 domain-containing protein, which gives rise to MPQKFLQRLKDSFTKENLRQDFIAGLVVLGPLVLTLYILSVVISLFGNFFAQLILLLPFVREIPPFLKTLIGLFIGLVLLYLAGLSVRLFFGFELENYINRLMSRIPLVRTIYNASRELVKFIGSSQERKVTSGKVVLFTIGDEGPFLLGFLTKEEPFEKDGKRYYMVFSPTVPNPTTGFYLIVEEKRLAFLDMDFNEAFKIIMTAGIGLDREGGEKLKNGLASLFEKVNKKN
- the purL gene encoding phosphoribosylformylglycinamidine synthase subunit PurL, translated to MDKEIIERHGFTEEEYQKIVEILGREPNLLELGIFSTQWSEHCSYKSSKPYLKGLHTSGRYVLQGPGENAGVVELKNGYILAFKVESHNHPSAVEPFHGAATGVGGIVRDILSMGVRPVALMDSLRFGELDDPHVKHLFEGVVSGISFYGNCIGVPCVAGDVYFEAPFKENCLVNACCVGIGKKEDLKKGLAQVPGSLLLLVGSKTGREGIHGATFASDTLEGPKEEKRPSVQIGDPFLEKLLIEALLEVNQFKELIGMQDLGAGGLSTTPGEMAARGNVGVEIQIEKIPVKSERMTPYEIMLSETQERFLLCIKKGSEEKFKKVFKKWGLEAEVIGRVIEEKVFRIKKGEEVLAEIPIEGLVNGVPIRQLPMKEPEYIQKLKSIDISVYKASDIGSSFKKLLASPNIASKRWVYQQYDHTVRGDTVIVPGRADASVLRIKGESFGIAITMDGNARYCYLDPYEGGKIAVAEAARNLIAVGAEPMAITDGLNFGNPENPEVYWTFVKVIQGLNEAAKALDIPIISGNVSFYNETPEYRIYPTPIVGMVGMIENINEIIDMSVKSPGDFLILIGKESGKAGGSEYLKVLHGLIGGEIDTIDLNFEKKLQRTILSLARDGLLRSVHDVSEGGLLTALFEKLLWSRRGAVVEVPEMSEYYLFGEWQSRFLVSCSPAQRNQVVERLKNSDIPYKEMGLVTGDRELVVSAPQGSITWNLEELKEIYLYSIDNLMG
- the purS gene encoding phosphoribosylformylglycinamidine synthase subunit PurS; the encoded protein is MPDFRVSVIVRMREDLPEPQGMALEKVLKRLGYDKIREIRVGKVIEFNASGESKEEVKKVVENLAKSIFSNPVIEDFEIRIEEQ
- a CDS encoding hemolysin family protein, with translation MGLRAYLKRLIRKIKGQELKIEELVELFEELKAQEILQSSVVEIIQSILELSDRQIEEIMVPRIDMVYISSDATLKDAVKVYRKRGFSKLPVVKERTDNVIGILYIKELLKHLDELESLKVADLAKPVHYIPYSKKILDTLKEMQKKHISIAIVVDEFGSVAGLVTLEDILEEIVGEIYEEFDKEEVLIRELEDGSFLVNAKVDLYEASEKLGVELESEEVNTLGGYIIENLERVPEVGEKFVIGPLEFEVIDSTQQRIKELKVRVLKKEE
- the purQ gene encoding phosphoribosylformylglycinamidine synthase subunit PurQ, yielding MRAGVVIFPGTNCETETYYVLKDIVGFDTYYVWHEETSLNKFSLVVLPGGFSYGDYLRPGAMAKVSPVVESIMDYVEKEKGFVIGICNGFQILTEAGLLLGGLIRNKNLKFICKDVTLKVVNNELPFTHKFEKDEVIVIPIAHMDGRFVAHKDELEYLIKKNLIFLKYEGENPNGSLLNIAGITNEKRNVFGMMPHPERNSEKLLGTGDGLKFFLSIKEYLENG